Below is a genomic region from Paenibacillus rhizovicinus.
TATGCTTCCGACGTGGATTTTCTCCGAAAATCCTTAAGCGTTCGCCTTTGTAGTCTGATTTCAACCGATACTCACTTATATAATCAAAGAAATCAGAACTACAACAGCGAGTGGAGACTCGTTCCAGCCGCAGGTCACGACCTCCGCGCATGCTATTTCGCGAACGCCGGATCGTCAACGTTATGCGCGATCCATCCGTCTTTCTCGATAAACAGACGCACGGCGATGATTTCGCGATTGTCCATCAAGGTGAAGAAGTGGTTCTTGTTCTCCGGCACGGAGATGACGTCGCCGGCTTCCAGCTCTACATCGAAGTAACCCGTTTGCTCATCGCCCTTGATGATGAAGATGCCGCGTCCGGATATAATACCGCGGATTTCGTCTTCGGTGTGCGTATGGACTTGCTCGAATTTCTTGAGCAGTTCTTCGATGTTCGGCGTTGCGTCCGACAGCGAGATGACATCCCAGATTTGATAACCGCGGCGTGCGGCCAAATCGCGGATTTCCGCGTCGTAAGTCGCGAGGATCGTCGCTTTCTCTTCGTCGCTCAGCACGAATTTGTTATGAAGTTCGGCCGGGAGCTTAGCGGCATCCCAGTGCTCGTACAGCACTTCTTGCTTCTCTAGAAAAGCACGGACGTTTTCTTCGCCGCTGATGCGCTCGTTGGTGTCGCGTACGCGTATTTCTGCCAATTGAATCCCTACTTTCACCATGAAATCGTAATTCCGATCAGAATAATTATAAAACATTATGTTTGGTCTGTCGACAGACGCACAAAGCTTTCAGGCAGGGTGGAAATGCCTTTTCACAAGGGTCGAATTCTGGTAGAGTATAGGGAAATGATTTTAAGCTGCACGATGTGCCGGTCTTGAAGAAGATCGGATTTTTGAAACGGCAGCTTCGGAAGGGAAGTGCTTCAATGACGAGACCGACGATAC
It encodes:
- a CDS encoding 1,2-dihydroxy-3-keto-5-methylthiopentene dioxygenase translates to MAEIRVRDTNERISGEENVRAFLEKQEVLYEHWDAAKLPAELHNKFVLSDEEKATILATYDAEIRDLAARRGYQIWDVISLSDATPNIEELLKKFEQVHTHTEDEIRGIISGRGIFIIKGDEQTGYFDVELEAGDVISVPENKNHFFTLMDNREIIAVRLFIEKDGWIAHNVDDPAFAK